A segment of the Luteolibacter arcticus genome:
CCCTGCAGTTCACGCCCGGCGTGCTGGTGCAAAAGACCGCCAACGGCCACGGTTCGCCCTACGTCCGCGGATTCACCGGCCGCCAGAACCTGCTGATGATCGATGGCGTGCGGGTCAACAACTCCGTCTGGCGCAGCGGCCCGGTCCAGTACTGGAACACCATCGATCCCTACTCGATCGACCACATCGAGCTGGTGAAGAGCCAGGGCTCGGTCCTCTTCGGCTCGGACGCCATCGGCGGTACCGCCAACGTTTTCACCAAGTCGTCCGGCTTCGAGGACGAGACCGACGGTGCCTTCTTCACCCACGGCGCGGCCTACTACGAATACCGCAGCAATGGCGACGACTCGCACATCGGCCGCATCGAGAGTTCGTTCGGCGTCGGCGGCAAGTACGGCGTGATGTTCGGCCTGACCGCGAAGGATTACGGCGATATCCGGGATTCCGCCGTCGGCCTGATGCGCAATACCGGCTACCCGGAGCAGGACCTCGACTTCCGCTTCGACTTCGCGCTCAACGAGCAAACCACGCTCACCCTGGTCCACCAGCAGGTGAATCAGGACTCGATCTCGCGCTGGCACTCCACCGTCTTCAATCCGGGCTGGCAGCACTCCGGCCACATCATCCAGCCCGGCACCTGGCTCGCCCGCACCTACGATCAGGAGCGCTCGCTGACCTACGCCCGCATCGAGCAGGAGAACGACGATACCGCCTTCATCAAGCGCTGGAACGCCACCGTTTCCTACCAGACCACGCGTGACTCCGAGGCCCAGTACCGCTCGGCCACCGACCGCCGCTATCAGATCACCGAGGTCGATACCGTTGGCTTCGACGTCTCCTTTGAGTCGCCGATCGGCAATGGCTCGCTGGTTTATGGCCTCGACTACTATCAGGATACGGTCGAGTCCGAAGGCTACCGCAAGCGCGGCGCCAACCCGCTGCTCTACGACCCCACCACTCGTCCGATCGCGGACGATTCGACCTATGACCTGTTCGGTGCCTTCACCCAGTACGTGTGGCGGCCGTCGGATGCCTTCGAGTTCACCGCCGGTGCCCGCTACACCTACGCGGAGGCAGAACTCGGCCGCTACTATGACACCACCGCTGCCGCCGATGTGTATAGTGCCGAGCGCGATTGGGATCACGTCGTGGGCTCGCTGCGCGCGCTCTATCGCATCAATCCGTGCTGGAGCATCTATGGCGGTGCCTCGCAGGCCTTCCGTGCGCCGAACCTGGATGACCTTTCCGGCAACCTCACCGCCCGCTCCGGCGTCGCCGCGACCGGTTCGGTCGATGTCGATCCCGAGGAATACCTGACCTACGAACTCGGCACCCGCCACACGACGGACAACACCTCGCTGAACTTCTCGGTCTTCTACACCGACATCGACGATCTGATCGTCGGCGTGCCGATCACCGCCGGCAATGCCACCACCGTGGCGACCAACGGCCGCGACGGCTACGTCTATGGCGTGGAGCTTGAGGGCGCCTGGCGCTTCCACCCGCAGTGGACGGTTTCCGGCTTCGCCGCATGGCAGGACGGCCGCACCGACACCAGCGCCTTCCTTGGTGGCCCAATTGTCGATGAGCCGGGTTCCCGCTTGCTGCCGCTCACCGGATCGCTGGCGCTGCGCTGGACCCATACCTCGGAGAAGTTCTGGGTGGAAGGCCGCGTGCTGGCCGCCGGAGAAGAAGACCGCCTGACCGCTTCGGATCGCGCCGACAACCAGCGCATTCCATCGCTCGGCACCCCGTCGTACATCACTTACATGCTGCACGCCGGTTGGCTGGCGACGAGCAACCTAGAGTTGACCGCCGGTCTCGAGAACATTTCCAACGAGGACTACCGAAATCACGGATCCGGCCAGAACGAGCCGGGCTTCAACGCCATCGTGGGCGCGAAGGTGATGTGGTAACCGCTTTTCTCCCCCGCGCATACGAGGTTGATCGGTAAATGCAGGGTCGCGGGAGGCATCCCGCGGCCCTTCTTTTCATAAGGGGTGCCGACGCCCCTTACCGCTGCTCCACCTTGATCGTCACGTCGTGCTGCACTCCGGTGCGCTTGTCGGTGGCGATGAGGATGTGGCTGCCGGGCTTCAACTTGGCCACCGCCTCGGTGCCGCCGGAGGAGACCTCCAGGGTCTTGCAGGACCAGACGACTTCGCCGGGCAGATTTGTGGCGAGATGGAGCACGCCGCCATTCGGCAGTTCGGGATCGAGCACGTAGGTCATGCCATGGCGCGGGGCGAGGATACGCAGGGGTGCCTCCGCCGGCATGCCCTCGGCCAGCGCGAAGACATCGCGCCGCCGGTTATAGGACGAGGCGAACCATTCCGCGTACGACGAATCTAGTAGCACGCGGCCCGAGGAATCGCGGTCGGTGGTTGAAGCGAAGAGAGGCAAGCGATCGCTCTGGATCAGCGAGAGAGGACTTTTCAAATGCCGGATGGCAACGGGAAAGGTGGTCGAGTCCGGTTGCTTCTCATCTGCCATCTGCCATCCGCCATCTGCGATCCGCTTTCCCGTGAGCGGATCGATCGCCACCGCGACCAAGCCCTCCGGTCGCTCCAGCCACTGGGGCTTGCGGTCGCGGTGCAGCCGGACCATCGCGGCATGGAAGATCGGCCCGGCTCCCGCGACGCCGGAGACGCCCTTCATCGGCGAGTTGTCGAAATTTCCCGCCCACACGCCGACCGTGAAATCCCTGGTGAAGCCCAGGCACCAGTTGTCGCGGAAGTCGGACGAGGTGCCGGTCTTCGCCGCGCAGCGGAACGGCAGTTCTAGCGGTCCGGCGCGGCCGAAGGAAGGCGCGCGTGCAATCGGGTCGGCGAGGATGTCGGCGATTAGAAAGGCGGAGATGGCAGATGGTGGAAGGGAGATGGCAGATGAAGAATCCGCGTCCGCTTCGTTGGCCATCCAAAGCCTTGCCTGGCGATGCTTGCCGCCTTCCGCCAGCGTTGCGTAGGCATTGGTTAGATCCAGGAGGCGCACCGGGGCATTGCCAAGCGTGAGGCCGAGTCCGTAGGACGTGGGGTCCGAACCGATCGTATCGATTCCGAGTTCTAACAAAAGCTCGTGCAGCGGCCGCACTCCGCCGATGTCGTTGAGGGCACGCATGGCGGGAACATTCAGCGAGCAGGCGAGCGCCTCGCGGACACTGACCGGGCCGCGGAACGTGCGATCGTAGTTCTCCGGGGCATCGAGCCCTTCCTTGGTGCGGAAGCGGGTGGGGATGTCCGCGACGATCGAGGCGGGATGCAGGCCACCTTTTTCGATGGCGAGCAGCCATGTGAACGGCTTGAGCGCGGAGCCCGGCGAGCGGGGAGTGAGCGCGCCATTGATTTGTCCGCCGTTCGGATCATTCCAGTCTCCCGAGGAGACGAGCGCGAGGATCTCGCGGGTTTCATTGTCGAGCACCACCACCGCGGCGTGCTTGATGTGCGAGCCCGCCAGCTTGGCGAGTTCCTCGCCGACGATTCCTTCGAGATCGCCTTGGAGGTCCACATCGATGGTGGTCTGCGCGCGGGTGATGGGAAGGCCGCTGTCGAACGATGGGAGCCAAGGGGCGACTTCTTTTTCCGGCAATGGGCGCAGGGTGAGCGCTTCGGAGCGCGCGGCTGAAGTACGAGAAGTGTCGTAGTTCTTCGCCAACCGGTGGAGGACGATGTCACGGCGGGCGAGTGCACGAGCGGAGTGCTTCACCGGGTTCAGCCGGCTGGGAGCCTGCGGCAATCCTGCGAGCAGGGCACTTTCGCCGAGCGAGAGGTCGGCAAGCGGCTTCTGGAAATAGAAGCGAGCGGCTTCGGCCGGGCCAGTACGGTGGTTGCCGTAGGGAAGGCGGTTGAGGTAGGCGACGAGAATCTGATCCTTGCTCCACTTCATCTCCAGATGCCGGGCAAGCAGGGCCTCGCGAACCTTGGTGCGCAGGTCGCGCTTCGCCGGCGGGGAGGAAAGCTTGATCAACTGCTGGGTGATCGTGGACGCGCCGGAGACCGCGCGCCGGTGAAGCACCGCGTCCTTGGCTGCCCTCGCGGTGGCGAGGAGGTCGATGCCGCCGTGCTGGCGGAAGCGCTTGTCCTCTGCGGCAATGGTGCAGGCGATCAGGTCCGCCGGGACTTCAGCGAGTGAAACCGGCGCACTGCGCGTGAAGTCGGGCAGCACGAGGTGGTGCAGCGGCTTGCCATTCCGGTCGAGCAGGACCGGCGACGCCGGGACTTCTGTTAGCCCGGCGGGCAAGGGGACGCACCAGGGCAGCACGAACCACGCGAAGAGCCCGGCAGCCAGCAGCACCGCGGGGATCATCACGCGCTTGCGACGCATGATCCGCGGCGCAGCCGCCCTTGGACTGCTGTGATCCTTCACAGCTTTCGAATGTAGCCCGGAGTTGTTAGCTCGTTCGATTTGAACCGGGCTTGCAGGATCGCCACTTCCCGCCGGAGAAGCGGACTCCACCCTGCACTCGGAAAGCTGTGAAGGATCACAGCAGTCCGAGGGCCTGCGGCTTTCATCCGGCGGAGTCATTAGGGTCAGAACTCGCGCGAGGCCGAGAGCGCAGTGTTGTCCGGGTCATACATCGACTCCACCTTCGCAGGCGGGGCGACGGCCTTGCCCTCCATGGTGCAGCGGGCGAGGTAGGTGATCTCCTGCCGCCCAGCTCGCCAGACGCGGTCGTAGAAGAACACCGCACGGTCGGAACGCAGCTCGCTGTGCGAGATGCTCCAGTCCTTCTCACTCGTCTTGCCCGCATTGTCGTGGGCCGACTGGCTGGCGAAGTCGCTGTTCACCGTCTCGAAGATGGCGGGCAAGTAATCCTCCACAACGAGATAGCGCGCGTCGTCTTCCGGCAGGATGACCTGCAAGGTCACCTTGACCAGATCGCCCAGCTTCGCAGCTTCCAGCGGCTCGGTGGTGCCGTCCGCCTTCACCCGCTCGTAGAAGCGCGTGATCTCCAGGCCGTTCTTCGCCACCGGCTTTTGTGGCGCGATGGCTGGCTTCGAGGCGAGCTTCACGCGGACATACGCGCGCTGGTCCGAGGTCGCGGAAAGCGCGAGCTTTCCACCGAGCGGGAAGTCGAGCGACACGGCGGGCTTGCCGGCTTCGAGCGTGATCGCCTGCGGACCATCGGCGCTGGTCAGTGTCACGGTTGCGGGCGTCTGTTCGTCGTGGTGTTCCGCGTAGGTTGCCAAGGCGAGCAAGGACCAGGCATTGACCCAGGTAGTGCGCCAGTGGCCATACGGGCTGCGCTCCTGGATCAGCTTCTCCAGCGCTTCGGAAGCCTCGTTGCTGTTAGAGTCCACGGCGGACCACGCGAGCAAGGAGAGCGCGTGATCGTTCTGCCACGTCATCCAGCCGTCGTCTTTCAAGCGCAGCTTGGTCTTGTCGCGCAGGATGGCGGCGGGGTCGCCGGTGCCGGAGGCCTTCGCGGCCAAGGCGAGGAAGGAGCGGGCGCGCGGCGTGAGATCAGCCATGCGGTCCTTCAGGGCGTTCACGTAGGCGGCAGGTTTCCGCTCCGTCATCGCAAGGATCCATGCGGCCCGGCAGGCATTCTCCAGGTCGTAGGCGGAGGTCGAGGCACCGATCCCGCGAAGCCCGGTTTCGAGGTGAGTGGACAGCGCGGCGAGGGCGGCGTCCGGAACTTCCGCCCCGGCCTTCTTCGCGAGGACCAACCCCATGCCGGCATAGGAAGATGCCCACGGCACCACCTCGCGGTCGCCCGGCCAGTAGCCAAAGCCACCGTCCGGCGTCTGCATCGTGAGCAGACGGTTCACGCCCTTTTGCAATGCCTTCTTCACTTCCTGAGGCGGGTGCTTGGCAAAGGCCGGCACCACATTGCGGAGCTGGTCCACGGCCAGCCACGGCATCATCGAGGACGTGGTTTGCTCGACGCAGCCGTACGGATACTGGAGCAGGTAGTCAACCGAGCCGCCGGCTTCTAACAAACGGGAGCGGGACAGCTCGAGTTCGAGTTGTCCGCGGCCGTTCAGCAGCGCGGGATCGAGCCCGTCGAGCAAGTTGGCGTTCTTGTTATCGAGCTTCACCAGCTTCGCCTGACGCAGCAGCGGAACCGGATACTGAACTTGGAAACGCGACTCGACGCGGTCGGCCAGCTTGTTCGCCAGCACCGGCGTGAGTTGCGCGCCATCGAGTGAAACCGGCTCGGCCTTCCACGAGAAGACGGCCTCGCCGGTGTTCTTGAACGACACCGGGAAGATCACCGTTGCGGAGCCACCGGCAGTTAGAGTGATCGTCTTCTCGGTCTCCGCACCGGCGAGCACCGCGACCGGCTCGGAGGCGGGAGGGTTCGGGGTGAAGGTGATCTTCCACGTGCCGTTGAATTCCGACGCGTTCTGCACCAGCGCGCGGATATCGAGCGTGTCGCCTTCATTCGCGAAACGCGGTGCCTGCGGCTCGACCATCAGCGGCTTGTTCACGACAAGGTTCGCCTGTGAGTGACCGAAGCGGCTCTCCCCGTGATGCGCCACCGCGATCACACGGTAGCGGGTCAGCGTGTCCGGCATCTTGAAGGTGGTGGTGAATTTACCCGCCGCATCCGTCACCAGCGCGGGCTGCCAACCGGCGCAGGGATTGAAGTCGCGGCGCAGGGCAGGGGGCATGCTGCCGTACTCGCCATCCCCGCCGCCGATGAAGAAGCCCTTGTTGTAGAAGCTCTGCTCCTCGGGCGATTCGGCGACGAAATGGTCCAGCGTGGTGCCGCAATCCACCCTCAAGCTGCGGGGATCGTAGAAGTGCGCCATCGGGTCCGGGGTTTCGTAGCCCATCACCGCGAGCGTGCCTTCATCTTCCGCATAGAGCGTGACTTCGGCATTCGCGGCAGGCTTCCCGTCGGCCTGAAGGACGCTGCCGTAGATCTGGACGTCCTCGCCCGGCAGCACGCTGTCCTTCGGAATGCCAAGCGTCACTCCCAGCTTGTCGCGGCGGTTCTCCACCATCAGTTCGCAGTAGCCCAGCCGAAGCTGCGGCTCCTTGAACTGCCGCGCGCTGTCTTGCGCGCCCTTGATGACCAGCACGGACACGTAGGCATTCGGCGCGTCGTCGTCGCTGAGCGGGATCTCGACCACCGGCTTGTCCGCCTTCAGCTCGATCATGAACGAACGCAGCACCTTCTCACGCTCCACGGTCACCAGCGCGGTGCCTTCGATTGGCGAAAGCACCAGCACGCGGGCGGTTTCACCGGGCTGATAGAGTTTCTTCTCCGGCACCAGCTTGATCCGCACGCCGTCCTCATAGGCCCACGGGTATTCGTCGCCGCCATAGACGTGGATCGAGGTCGCGGTGGCGAAAGCGCGGCCTTCCGCATCGGTGCCGCGCAACTCGATCTGATGCAGGCCCGGCTGCTGCGGGGCAAAGAGGAACTCGGTGCCCTTGCCGCCGGCGAGGGTCAGCTCGGTGGTGGACAGGTCCTCGCGACGGCTTTCGTTACGCACCGCGGTGCCGCCGTGCTCGTCAGCCAGCCTTACCTGGTCATTGACCTCTCGCGAGAGCTTCGCGGTCAGCTTCAGTTCACCCTCGAAGGCATCGCCTGCCGGTGTTACCGCCACAATGCTGAGCGGAATGCGGTCACCCGCCCGCACCAGTTGGTCGAGCCGTGAGACACCGACATAGACGGACGACGGATGTACTACGGTTTCCGTACGTTCGTTCAATGTCTGGCGGTTCGCGTCGGTCACCTCGGTGGAGATGGCGACCTCGCGG
Coding sequences within it:
- a CDS encoding TonB-dependent receptor plug domain-containing protein; the protein is MRKILLLPLVPVAVHAQDLLDPLITTASRIEAQESATPYTVTEISEEYIEQNTRRTLPEALQFTPGVLVQKTANGHGSPYVRGFTGRQNLLMIDGVRVNNSVWRSGPVQYWNTIDPYSIDHIELVKSQGSVLFGSDAIGGTANVFTKSSGFEDETDGAFFTHGAAYYEYRSNGDDSHIGRIESSFGVGGKYGVMFGLTAKDYGDIRDSAVGLMRNTGYPEQDLDFRFDFALNEQTTLTLVHQQVNQDSISRWHSTVFNPGWQHSGHIIQPGTWLARTYDQERSLTYARIEQENDDTAFIKRWNATVSYQTTRDSEAQYRSATDRRYQITEVDTVGFDVSFESPIGNGSLVYGLDYYQDTVESEGYRKRGANPLLYDPTTRPIADDSTYDLFGAFTQYVWRPSDAFEFTAGARYTYAEAELGRYYDTTAAADVYSAERDWDHVVGSLRALYRINPCWSIYGGASQAFRAPNLDDLSGNLTARSGVAATGSVDVDPEEYLTYELGTRHTTDNTSLNFSVFYTDIDDLIVGVPITAGNATTVATNGRDGYVYGVELEGAWRFHPQWTVSGFAAWQDGRTDTSAFLGGPIVDEPGSRLLPLTGSLALRWTHTSEKFWVEGRVLAAGEEDRLTASDRADNQRIPSLGTPSYITYMLHAGWLATSNLELTAGLENISNEDYRNHGSGQNEPGFNAIVGAKVMW
- a CDS encoding transglycosylase domain-containing protein, producing the protein MRRKRVMIPAVLLAAGLFAWFVLPWCVPLPAGLTEVPASPVLLDRNGKPLHHLVLPDFTRSAPVSLAEVPADLIACTIAAEDKRFRQHGGIDLLATARAAKDAVLHRRAVSGASTITQQLIKLSSPPAKRDLRTKVREALLARHLEMKWSKDQILVAYLNRLPYGNHRTGPAEAARFYFQKPLADLSLGESALLAGLPQAPSRLNPVKHSARALARRDIVLHRLAKNYDTSRTSAARSEALTLRPLPEKEVAPWLPSFDSGLPITRAQTTIDVDLQGDLEGIVGEELAKLAGSHIKHAAVVVLDNETREILALVSSGDWNDPNGGQINGALTPRSPGSALKPFTWLLAIEKGGLHPASIVADIPTRFRTKEGLDAPENYDRTFRGPVSVREALACSLNVPAMRALNDIGGVRPLHELLLELGIDTIGSDPTSYGLGLTLGNAPVRLLDLTNAYATLAEGGKHRQARLWMANEADADSSSAISLPPSAISAFLIADILADPIARAPSFGRAGPLELPFRCAAKTGTSSDFRDNWCLGFTRDFTVGVWAGNFDNSPMKGVSGVAGAGPIFHAAMVRLHRDRKPQWLERPEGLVAVAIDPLTGKRIADGGWQMADEKQPDSTTFPVAIRHLKSPLSLIQSDRLPLFASTTDRDSSGRVLLDSSYAEWFASSYNRRRDVFALAEGMPAEAPLRILAPRHGMTYVLDPELPNGGVLHLATNLPGEVVWSCKTLEVSSGGTEAVAKLKPGSHILIATDKRTGVQHDVTIKVEQR
- a CDS encoding alpha-2-macroglobulin family protein, with amino-acid sequence MRPIAVLLAGLVSGATAAPRLHVSTASLTPESTIELVLDRAVAGPDRIGKEVKTPWLDIQPSWSGTLFWKEANVLEFRPAATPALGATYVFKLTGKHSHLDGSAIPNVELAKVASDPFQVDYAALLDRYVDDWSPRTAAFFLRFNGDVMPDKASPFLFFEADGGKRVAAKTERATFGRLKQPGYLGASWGERFARRGQAAPPQPEMKAETELPNGLIVTPLQPLPVGNNWRLSMLAGLPDTSGKAKFPADATRHIGNIEALKVEELAARVIADEPRRIVVDFNAKLPVDLPAGLVTIQPELKDQRIEVRGDQLHVFGDFSADNGWEITLNGAIASQDGRALGMATTKTVKFEPLKPELALPSQDESQLASGNRKYRIQTVNLASVKLRVKRLAGTDLIRAQQGYRHYTGSGHDGKQIKPTHPIPYEMLGGETLVDLDIPFPNGLDTTQPLVLDWDKVLAGDATPYTLGFPKEADPATPAPQPPAAFFIEIAGTPKEGIPLAKEDRGAEDSDDAMAKSPVVQALVQLTDIGLAWKIIDGEARVFAFSCLTGKPLPDVELATFGEDAKGLQRTKTGNDGMAVIPRDKSARHLQASLGADRYSVAYDSTLPTVGLWRFPVRYSWEETPMEMRRVFLFTDRSLYRPAETVHLKGIVRHQNGNAILAEAAKPAQLVVTDPKNKEILRRDVAISPTGGFDVSFELPAETTGYHRVRFEYPDELAKLENVEDWSERSLIQQNATFDLGIRVEEFRRNAFEIAHTLEKPEIGAKEVALQVKASYYQGQPVAKGAVETFTSVSETNFYPEKFRDFLFGDHRTQDFGYWYHYFGYRWDDDHGSRHSNSDSGKAELAADGTARIVAKLPDPEFPMAREVAISTEVTDANRQTLNERTETVVHPSSVYVGVSRLDQLVRAGDRIPLSIVAVTPAGDAFEGELKLTAKLSREVNDQVRLADEHGGTAVRNESRREDLSTTELTLAGGKGTEFLFAPQQPGLHQIELRGTDAEGRAFATATSIHVYGGDEYPWAYEDGVRIKLVPEKKLYQPGETARVLVLSPIEGTALVTVEREKVLRSFMIELKADKPVVEIPLSDDDAPNAYVSVLVIKGAQDSARQFKEPQLRLGYCELMVENRRDKLGVTLGIPKDSVLPGEDVQIYGSVLQADGKPAANAEVTLYAEDEGTLAVMGYETPDPMAHFYDPRSLRVDCGTTLDHFVAESPEEQSFYNKGFFIGGGDGEYGSMPPALRRDFNPCAGWQPALVTDAAGKFTTTFKMPDTLTRYRVIAVAHHGESRFGHSQANLVVNKPLMVEPQAPRFANEGDTLDIRALVQNASEFNGTWKITFTPNPPASEPVAVLAGAETEKTITLTAGGSATVIFPVSFKNTGEAVFSWKAEPVSLDGAQLTPVLANKLADRVESRFQVQYPVPLLRQAKLVKLDNKNANLLDGLDPALLNGRGQLELELSRSRLLEAGGSVDYLLQYPYGCVEQTTSSMMPWLAVDQLRNVVPAFAKHPPQEVKKALQKGVNRLLTMQTPDGGFGYWPGDREVVPWASSYAGMGLVLAKKAGAEVPDAALAALSTHLETGLRGIGASTSAYDLENACRAAWILAMTERKPAAYVNALKDRMADLTPRARSFLALAAKASGTGDPAAILRDKTKLRLKDDGWMTWQNDHALSLLAWSAVDSNSNEASEALEKLIQERSPYGHWRTTWVNAWSLLALATYAEHHDEQTPATVTLTSADGPQAITLEAGKPAVSLDFPLGGKLALSATSDQRAYVRVKLASKPAIAPQKPVAKNGLEITRFYERVKADGTTEPLEAAKLGDLVKVTLQVILPEDDARYLVVEDYLPAIFETVNSDFASQSAHDNAGKTSEKDWSISHSELRSDRAVFFYDRVWRAGRQEITYLARCTMEGKAVAPPAKVESMYDPDNTALSASREF